A genomic region of Papaver somniferum cultivar HN1 chromosome 7, ASM357369v1, whole genome shotgun sequence contains the following coding sequences:
- the LOC113300109 gene encoding heme-binding protein 2-like isoform X2: MKMEKASLFIICFLCVIVFCNGIETPQFTVIHTESDFEVRLYRDSSWMSAPVREMSFEKATKLGFHRLFQYIQGANLNNSRILMTSPVLTSIVPGAGPLHSSAYFVRFYLPLKFQKNPPLPLPELKLQPDAWASHCIAVRKFSGFARDHNVIKEAEKLGVSLSRTKWANSTSSESNYAYSIAQYSPPFQFKRRVNEVWVDLDGSKAEGCHYNSLAAY, from the exons atgaaaatggagAAAGCTTCACTATTCATCATCTGTTTTCTATGTGTAATTGTCTTTTGTAATGGTATTGAAACACCTCAATTCACAGTGATTCATACGGAGTCTGATTTTGAGGTTAGACTTTACAGAGATTCATCATGGATGTCAGCTCCTGTTCGAGAAATGTCTTTCGAAAAAGCTACTAAACTAGGCTTTCAcag GTTGTTCCAGTATATCCAAGGTGCCAATTTGAACAACTCTAGGATCTTGATGACTAGTCCTGTTCTAACAAGCATTGTCCCTGGCGCCGGACCCCTTCACTCATCCGCCTACTTCGTACGATTCTATTTGCCATTAAAGTTTCAAAAAAACCCACCCCTTCCCCTTCCTGAACTGAAACTTCAACCTGACGCATGGGCAAGCCACTGCATCGCTGTCAGAAAATTTTCAGGCTTTGCAAGGGATCATAACGTCATTAAGGAAGCTGAGAAATTAGGTGTCAGCTTGAGCAGGACTAAGTGGGCAAACTCGACTTCTTCCGAAAGTAACTACGCTTACTCAATTGCACAGTATAGCCCCCCCTTTCAGTTTAAAAGGCGTGTGAATGAAGTCTGGGTGGATCTTGATGGATCAAAAGCTGAGGGATGTCATTACAACAGCTTAGCTGCATACTAA
- the LOC113300109 gene encoding heme-binding protein 2-like isoform X1, translating to MKMEKASLFIICFLCVIVFCNGIETPQFTVIHTESDFEVRLYRDSSWMSAPVREMSFEKATKLGFHRLYQYIRGANLNSSELPMTAPVLTSINPKTRESEYIVRLFQYIQGANLNNSRILMTSPVLTSIVPGAGPLHSSAYFVRFYLPLKFQKNPPLPLPELKLQPDAWASHCIAVRKFSGFARDHNVIKEAEKLGVSLSRTKWANSTSSESNYAYSIAQYSPPFQFKRRVNEVWVDLDGSKAEGCHYNSLAAY from the exons atgaaaatggagAAAGCTTCACTATTCATCATCTGTTTTCTATGTGTAATTGTCTTTTGTAATGGTATTGAAACACCTCAATTCACAGTGATTCATACGGAGTCTGATTTTGAGGTTAGACTTTACAGAGATTCATCATGGATGTCAGCTCCTGTTCGAGAAATGTCTTTCGAAAAAGCTACTAAACTAGGCTTTCAcag GTTGTATCAATACATTCGTGGTGCTAATTTAAATTCTTCTGAACTTCCGATGACTGCTCCTGTTTTAACAAGCATCAACCCGAAGACACGTGAGTCAGAGTATATTGTGAG GTTGTTCCAGTATATCCAAGGTGCCAATTTGAACAACTCTAGGATCTTGATGACTAGTCCTGTTCTAACAAGCATTGTCCCTGGCGCCGGACCCCTTCACTCATCCGCCTACTTCGTACGATTCTATTTGCCATTAAAGTTTCAAAAAAACCCACCCCTTCCCCTTCCTGAACTGAAACTTCAACCTGACGCATGGGCAAGCCACTGCATCGCTGTCAGAAAATTTTCAGGCTTTGCAAGGGATCATAACGTCATTAAGGAAGCTGAGAAATTAGGTGTCAGCTTGAGCAGGACTAAGTGGGCAAACTCGACTTCTTCCGAAAGTAACTACGCTTACTCAATTGCACAGTATAGCCCCCCCTTTCAGTTTAAAAGGCGTGTGAATGAAGTCTGGGTGGATCTTGATGGATCAAAAGCTGAGGGATGTCATTACAACAGCTTAGCTGCATACTAA